The Pirellulales bacterium genome segment CGATTGCAACATGCAGGAAGGGAGCCTGCGCGTGGACGCGAATGTCAATTTGCACATCGACCTCCCCGACGGCCACGTCGCCAAGACGCCGATCGTCGAGATCAAGAACATGAACAGCTTTCGGGCCGTCGAGCGGGCGCTGGATTTCGAGGTCGATCGCCAGTACGACGTTTGGCGCGAGACGCGGCAGGAACTGGGCACGGTGCCGAAGCAGACCCGCGGCTGGGACGACGTGGCCAATGTGACCCGCGCCCAACGGCATAAAGAGGAGACGAGCGATTATCGCTATTTCCCCGAGCCGGATCTGGCGCCCGTCACTGTGACCGACGCGGAGATCGATCAGATTCGCTCTTCGCTCGGCGAATTGCCGGCGGACCTGCGAACCCGGCTCGAGGCGACCTACGGCATCAGCCCCTACGACAGCGACGTGCTCGTGAACCAGGGGCGCACGCTCGTCGAATACTTCGTCGAATTGGCCCGCCTCACAAACGACGGCAAGACGGCCAGCAACTGGATGCAGCAAGACGTGCTCCGCACGCTCAACGAGCGAAACATCCCAATCGAGCAGTTCCCGATCACGGCCGCGGCGCTCGGCGAATTGATCTCGCGCGTGCAAGCCGGCGATCTCGACACCAGCCGCGGCCGCGAAGTCTTCGCCGAGATGCTGGCCACCGGCCAATCCGCCGCGCAGGTGATCGCCGCCAAGGGAATCGCCCGCGTCGATGAATCCGAACTCATCGCGCTGTGCCAAGAAATCGTCGCGGCCAATCCCAAGATTGTGGCCGACATCAAATCCGGCAAACTCCAAGCCGCCGGCAACCTCGTCGGCCAAGTAAAAAAGCGGAATCCGAATGTCAACCCAGGGCGCGTGCGCGAGATTTGCTTGGAGCTGGCCAGTAGGACTTGAGACTCGCCACTTTACGTCGCGAAGACTTGGTCCGTGAGCCCCGCCTGAACGCTCATAGCGGGCTTGCCTCGGCGCAGGCTCGGTGTCATGATTTGAGTATTGAAGAGGGGCCTTGCGTATGACTCAAATGACGCCGGAGCTATCGCAAGCAATCCAGCAAGCTGGCGGAGAGCCGTTGCGTATCGTCGATCCCGCGACGAAAAAGACGTATGTCGTGATGCGGGAGGAGGTCTTTGATCGAGTCAGGATGCTCCTTGATGTCGACGAAGACGATCCCCGGGCTTTCTACCCCCTATTAGCCGACTTATCGCCTGAGGATTGGGAGGACGGTTCCGTTTACGGCTTGCCGGAATCGCCGTGAAGGCGCGGCGCGGCGATGTAGTGATCGTCGACTACCCTTACAGCGATGCCAGCGGGTCCAGGGTTCGGCCGGCCTTGGTCGTCCAAGGTGATTTGAACAACACTCGGTTGACGAGCACGATCGTTGCGATGATTACCAAGAACATCCAATTTGCGGCAACCGAACCGGCGCACCTATTGATTAACATTGACTCGCCCGATGGTAAGCGGTCAGGGTTGCACGTCACGTCGGCTGTCAGCTTCAACAATCTCTTCACCGTTCACGAGCAGCTCGTTCTCAAGACCATCGGCCGCCTGCCGCCGCCGTTGATGCTCCAGGTGGATGAATGCCTCAAGGCTGCCCTCGGAATTGCGTGAGGCTGGCGTATGAGCCGCATCATCACGCTGACCACCGATTTCGGTCTTGGCAGCCCGTATGTGGCGGCGATGAAGGGGGTGATTCTTTCGATACATCCGGCGGCGCGGGTGGTGGATATTGCGCACACGATTGGGGCGCAGAATGTTCGGCAGGCGGCGGTGCTGTTGGCGGAGGCGACGACTTGGTTTCCCGCCGGGACGATTCACGTCGCGGTGGTCGATCCGGGGGTCGGCACCGAGCGGCGAATTATTTATGCCCAGATCGGCGATCAGCAGTATCTTGCGCCCGATAACGGCCTGCTGAGCCGGCTGGCGCTCAAGACCCGCCCGTCGCGGATCATCACTCTCGAGAACCCCGAGCACTGGCTGCCGTCGGTCTCGAACACATTTCACGGTCGCGACATCATGGCCCCGGTCGCGGCGCAGCTCAGCTTGGGTATGGAGCCGGACCGGCTCGGCCCGAGCATTGCCGAGCTTGTGGAACTGAATTCGCCAGCGCCGCGAATCGGCGCGAATGAAATCAGCGGCTCGATCCTCTGGGTCGACGGCTTTGGCAACCTGATCACCGACATCACAGCCGGAATGCTGGCCGGGATCCCGGATCGCAGCCGCGCAACGGTCGAAATCGCCGGCCGCGCGATCCACGGCATCGATCGAACCTACGGCGACCGTCCTGTCAATACGCTCATGGCGCTCGTCGGATCAAGCGGGTATCTTGAAATCTCCACCGCAGGCGGCGACGCTCGCTCGCAGTTGAACTCTGATGCCGGCGGGCCGGTCACCGTGCGCTGGTAACGAATTCGTCATTCTCAGTCGCTATTTCACCTATGAACAACGACCCGAAACTCGGCACAGCGGCAAGCGACCGGCAGTGGTTCATCGTGAGCCGCTGGCAGGAATACGAAGGGGAAGCCCGCGCGAACCTGCTGCGTACGATCGGCATCGGGGCGTTTTACATCATTGAGTTGATTAACCACGGCGTGCAGATCGGGGCATTGCAATTGCCGCCCGTGGTCGGCGACCGGTTTCATCAGTCGGTAACGGCGCTGGCGGTGGCTTGGACGATGGTGGCTCTCGTGACGCTCGTCTGCCTGCGAACGCACGTGTTTCCCGCCGCGCTCAAATTCGCGACGACGGCCTGCGACATTGTCCTGCTGACCGCGGTGCTGCTGATCGCCGACGGGCCGCGCAGTCCGCTGGTGGTCGGCTACTTCTTGATTATCGCCTTGGCGGCGCTGCGGCTCAGCCTGAAGCTCGTTTGGCTGGCGACACTTGGTTCGATGACCGGTTACATTTTTCTGCTGGGTTATGTGAAATACTATGCGGCCGCGGAACGGGCCACGGCGATGAGCGTGCCGCGCTACTACCAGATGATCGTGTTAGTGGCCTTGGCGCTGGAGGGGGTCATCCTCGGGCAAGTGATCCGCCGCGTGCGGACGATGGCCGAGGATTTCGCCCGCCGCTTGGCACGGAAGGACGTGATCGGCGACAAGACGCCGTGACTTCGATGCTGTCCGCGAGTTCGCTCCGATGGAAAGAATGAAAGTTGCGGGCGCGCCGAAGAGTTGTTCCGAGTGCGATGCCCCGCTGAAGATTGGCGATAACAAATGTTGGCTGTGCGGCGAGAAATTCGAGCGGCCTGTCGGTTCTCCTGCGCAGGAGGAGGAGCGATCCGGCGAAATTCGAATAGCGCCAGTTGCCGATCGGCGTGAGCTGTACAAAACAAATCCGCTGGAGTTGTCGGGACCTAGGCCTGCTCGCACCGACCTCGACCGGACTTTCAGCCTGAGCACGGTATTCCTCTGGACGACGTTGGTTGCCGTGGTCACGGGCGTGGCGAGAATTGCACCCGGAGCGGGCGTATTGTTGGCCCTGCTGAGCGTGCCCGCGGCGCTGCGCACCATTGGAACCGCTCGTCACCGAATGAGAGCAACGGGAGAATCGATGAATACTCTCGAAAAGATCGAAGTGTTCGCAAGTTCCTTTGCGCTCGTCATCGCGATCATAGCCGCCGCGGCCGCCGCATTCGTGGCCGCGTGTACCACCGCGGCGGTGGGATCCGCGCCAATTCGGTTAATCGACGGCTCGCCTGCTCGCGTCGCGTCCGCCATAGTAGTAATCGCGATCGGAATCATTGGTGCATACCTGGCCGCGAAAAAGCTTATTCAAGATAATTGGCAAAAGGATTGACGTCCGCGACTTCGCGCGGCGAGGCCATCGCAGGACCGACCATGGATACAACCGTCCCTTCTGACTTGCCGACCACTTGCCCCGAGTGCGGCGCTGCACTTGTGCCGGGCGCAGCGAGATGTTGGCTCTGCGCGTTGAGACACGAGCGGCCGATCGCCGGCGATCATGTCGCGGCAACGCAATCGCTCCAAGAATCGCCGGTTGCGCCGAATCCGTACGCCTCGCCCGCTCCGCCGACCGATGTGCATTTGAACCGGACATTCAGCCTGAGCACGATGTTTCTTTGGACGACGTTGGTTGCCGTGGTCATGGGGGTCGCCGGAGTCGCGCCGGGGCTGGCCATCTTGCTGGCGATTCTGAGTTTGCCCGCCGCATTGCGAACGATCGGAATGGTTGGCCGCCGGACGCGTCAGTCTGGCCGCTCGCCAACCGTTGGGGAGAAGGTTGAACTGTTCGCCGCGTCGTTGGGAATCGTCTTCGTGATTTTCATCGGCGCCGCGGCCGCCTTTACGGCAACCTGTTTTCCGCTCGGACTGGCCGGTTTCGCCGCCAATGGCGAAAACATGAGCGGAGCCTTCATTATCGCGATACTCGTCGGAATTGTGGCCGGCGCCATCGCCGCGTATTTTCTGATTCGGGCACTGTGGCGCACTGGGAACTGAACCATGCAACTTCGCGACCATCGCTTCTTAGGCGTGACTCAGAGCCTCTGTCCCGAGTGTCTGGCCGTCGTGCCGGCGAAGATCATCGTGAAGGACACGGGACGCGTCTACTTTCGCAAGCGTTGTCCCGCGCACGGCGTGCGCGAAGATTTTGTCTGTTCCGATATCACGCAGTACGACCGGATGGAATTCAGTCTGCCGGGAAAGGCGCCACTGTTCGGTGTCGAGCCGGAAAAAGGTTGCCCCCTGGACTGCGGTCTTTGCACCGAGCATGAACAGCACACGTGCATCGGGCTGGTCGAGATCACGGCGGCCTGCAACCTCACCTGCCCGATCTGCTATTCGGCGAGCGGGCCAGGACAAAAGCACCTTTCGGTCGACGAATGTCGCCGCGCCATCGATCGGCTAGTCGAAGTCGAGGGTCGGCCGGAGGTGCTCCAGCTTTCCGGCGGCGAGCCGACGATCCATCCCGAATTCTTGCAAATTCTCGATTACGCCTGCGCCCAACCGATCGACATCGTGATGATCAATACCAACGGGATTCGGCTGGCTCACGACGCCGCGTTTGTCGAACAGATTGCCCGTTACAAGCATCGGTTGGAGATCTACCTGCAATTCGACGGCCTCAGCGACGCGACCTATCAGGCGTTGCGCGGCGAGCCGCTGGCCGACATCAAGCGGCGAGCGGTCGAGACTCTCGGCCGCCATGGCCTGCGCACGATCCTGGTGACGACGCTGCAAATCGACGTGAACGAGCCGGAAATCGGCGGCATCGTCCGCTTTGGGCTGGAGCGGCCTTGGATCACGGGGATCAGTTTTCAACCGGCCACGTACTCGGGTCGGTTCGTGCTGCCCGAGAGCTTGGAGCGGCGGATCACGTTTCCCGATGTGATTCGCGAAGTCGCGCGGCAGACCGACGGGCTTTTTCGGGAGGACGACTTCTTGCCCCTTCCCTGCGCTCATCCCAATTGCCACAGCCTCAGCTACGCTTACCGCAGCGGCGGACGAATCGCGCCGCTATCGCGATTCATCGATGCCCGGAATCATCTGGACTTGCTGGCCAACGGAATCACGTTCACTCGCGTTCGCGCGCGGGAGTTGATCGAGCAGTATTTGGGAAGCGCCGGTTGTTGCGGCGGAAAGTGTGGACCTGAAACGGCGTCGCCGATCGTTCAAATCGGCGCGACGAACGGCGGCGATCGCGCGACCACGTTGCGAGCGGCCGACGCCGCCGAAACGGAGTCGCTCGCCGCGGAGTTCTTTGCGCGAGCGATGGCCGAGCAATTATCGCCTGCCGACGTATTCCGGATCACCATCACCTCGTTCTTGGACGCCTACAATTTCGACGTGCGGCGACTGATGAAATGCTGCATCCATCATGTGCTCCCCAGCGGGCACGTGATCCCGTTTTGCGCCTACAATGTGCTCTACCGCGACGGTCATGTGCCGCTTCCGCTGCTCCGCGCGGCGGCAACGATGCATGCAACCAGCACCCGATGACGATGATCGCGTGGGCCACTCGCGGCCTTCCTGCCATGCCTTGGACCTATCCCGCCCTGATGCTGGTGGCAATCGCCGTCGGCGCGGCGATCAGCCGGCGCACTCAGCGAGCGCTATCCCTATCGGCAATGGAACGACTCGGCATCGGGCTCGGCGCGTTCTGCGGGGCGTTCATCGGAGCGCGGCTGCCGTTTGTGCTCTCGAATTGGAATGGATTGATGAGCGGAGCGGCGTGGTTCGGCGACGGCAAGACGATCGTGGCCGGGATCGTCGGCGGCTATTTCGGCGTGGAGTTGGCCAAGTGGGGGCTGCACATCCGCGTGAAGACCGGCGACAGCTTTGCCGTTCCGGTCGCGGCCGCGGTCGCGATCGGCCGACTCGCTTGCTTTTCCGCGGGGTGCTGTTATGGCACTCCCACCACGCTTCCTTGGGGGGTCGTATTCAGCACGGCCGACGCCCGTCCACGACATCCCACGCAACTCTACGAATCGGCTTTCCATATCGCTGCCGCGGCCATTCTAACCTTGTTATGGCGGCGCGGACTGCTTCGCGGGCAACTAATTAAGCTGTACATCATTTCGTATCTCATATACCGTTTTTTCAGCGAGTTTATCCGTCCCGAGCCGGAGATTTGGCTCGGCTTGACGGGTTATCAATGGGCTGCCGCAGCAGTTGCGCCAGTTTTTATTTGGCTCTGGATTTGCGATGCTCGGTCGTCGGCCGGCGGCTTGGCAGCGGATTCGAACCTCGGCATTTAGGCCGGGAGAAGGGGACAGTCCCCGTTTCGCTGCCGACCGTCGCGGCGATGGTGCCCGCTCCGCAAAAGGGGGACAGTCCCCGCCGGATTTGTCGGTCGCCCTTGATTATTGTTGGCCTCGATCTGCGTCAAGAATTTGCCCCCGCTAGCGGCGGCAATTATACTGCCGGTTCATCTTCCTTCGATCGACCTCCCGTACCGCCGCAAGGAGAACCTCATGGCCAAGAAGAAATCCGCGAAAAAGGCCCCCAAGAAAAAAGCTGCCAAGAAGGGAGGCGCGAAAAAGCGGGCCAAGAAGAAGCTCCCGGTGAAGAAGGGGGCCAAGAAGGCAGCGAAGAAGAACGCCAAGAAGAAGGCCAAGGCAGCCAAGGCGGCACCCAAGAAGAAGCAAGCGGCAAAGATGGCGGTTGCCAAGAAACGGCCGGCCGTTAAGAAGAAGTCCGCCGCCAAGAAAAAATCCGCGGTCAAGAAGAAGGTCGCCGCCAAAACAAGGAAGGCCAAAGCCGCGCCGCCGGCGATGCCGCCGGCCGAGATCGCATTGGCAGCCGCTCTGGCGCTCGAGTCAGCTCCGCCGCCGGCTGAAATCATCGTCGAGGAAATCGTGACCATCCGCGAAACTGAAACGATCGTCGAGCCGATGCCGTCTCCTGAGATGCCGGACGATTCGACAAATGGCAACGGGTCCAGCAGCGACGCCGCCCCGGGGCCGAGCAGCTCGTCGATGCAATGGTGACGCCCGCGCCTAAGAGCGCCTAACAAATCCGGCGGGGACTGTCCCCCTTTTGCGGAGTCCGCGGAGCAAAATGGGGACTGTCCCCTTCTCCCTGCCGGATTTGTTAGGCGCACTAATCGGGCGCGCGCAATACGCCGCAGATTTCATCCCACAATCCGGGCGAGACGTCGGAGGGATGGGATTCCGTCACGGCCTTGAGACAATCGTGCAAGTCCTTCCGCTCTGCGAGCGAGATCGCGGCAGCGACGATTGCCGGCGATCGGCTCATGCCGCCGCCGCAACACACCAGCGCCGGGATCGAACGCTCGATCATTGCCGCAACGGCGTCGATCGCCAGATGAATCAGATTAGGATCGTTGCCCTCTCCGTCCACCAGCGGAAATCGGTAAGCGATGATTTCGCGCGGCAATGGTAGCGGCGGCTCTTCGATCGCCAATTGCACGACGGCGCGAATCTCCCGTTCAAGGATGCCCTGCAAATCGCGCCCGTCGCCGGAGTGACCGATCCAAAGCTGATGATCTCTGACTTGATTCATGAGAGCGGCCCGCCGGAATGACGTGCAATGTAAGAGCCTATCCGAGAACCGCCGGGGACCGTCCCCTTTTGTGGAGTCTTCGGAACAAAAGGGGACGGTCCCGCTCTCCTCAGGCGGTTCTCGGATAGGCTCTAATGTTCGCGTCCGTCGGGGGCGAGATCTTTGAGGCAGGCCAGGACGATTATGCCGATGATCGACAGAAGACCCATGAGACACCAGGCGGGGTTTCGGCCTTTGGCGAGAGCGTAATAGGCGAGGCCCAACATAAGCAGCGCGGTGCCTGCAATGGCAACCAGCGCGCCGATCGCTTCGTGCGACGGGTTCGTTCGCATCACGACCTGACCGGCGATTTGGAGAATGATGCCTGGCACACCCGCAAGTAGACTAATGCTATTGTAGCGCGCGATCATGACGACATCCGACGGGATTTAGGAATTGGAAGAGATGATGACGATAGCAAACTGCATCGCGCCGCAATTCGGCTATAGCTAGGATTCTCGTATGCCGTCAACAATCGCCATACGCTCCATGTGCGCGCGATTCCTCCGGAGGCCCTTCAGGCCGCCAGCGCACGGGTGATATCGGCTGTCCCAGGGTTCCGCTCCGTTCTCCTTGTGGAGAACTTCGCTCCACCCTGGGCTGGGCTCCGCCGGCCTTTCAGGCCTACATTCACTCCTTTTTCTTCGCGATGAACTCGCGCAGCTCATTCAACTCGTGACGCATCTGCTCGACTTGCTTGCGCAGCTCCCCGACGGCCGGATCGGGTTGCTGCGGCTGGATCAGGGAAAGGCTGCGGTTGAACTGAAGCGGAACGGCCGCCGGCGGTTCGATCGGGGCCGCAAGGTCCATGACGGTGAAAGTCCTTTGCGCAAGGCCATTCGGCGGCGCGGCGAGCATGCCGGGATTGGGGAAAACCATGGCGCCGCCGAGAGGGCCGCCTGGGCCGGCCTCTGTCGCCGCGTTTATTCTCTCGGAAAGCTCGCGCATTTCGCGCCGGAGCCGTTCGGCATCCTCGGTTCGGCCGGCTGCGGCCAACTCGTCGGCCGCGCGCCGCATCGCAGCAGCTTGCCGCATCATTTTTTCCAGATCGGGATTCGCCTGGCTAAGCTGGTCTAGCTGCGCTAGCTCGCGGTTGATCGCTCCGATCCGCTGCTGGACCCCCTGCAACTCGGCACGGATTCTTTGCAACTGCGCGCGGTGCAGTTGTTGCTCGGCGAGCGGGTTCTTCGAGATCGCGCCGCCGTCCAATTGAAGCCCCTCCGGCAATTCAAAGCCGCTCGGCCGGTTTACCGGCTTGATAACGACGTCGTAAGTCTTTCCATCCCGCAGAAATTCCAGCGCAAGACCGCTCTTCTTTGCGTCGCGGACCGCTTCGAGGATGTCGGTGTAAGTCTTCACCGGTTTGTCGCCGGCCTTGAGGAGAATGTCGTCCGGTTTGATGCTCGCTTTTGCGCCCGGGCTATCCGGCACGACTTCGCGAACCACTAGCCCTTGTTCCTTCGGGAGATCGAGCTTCTGCCGCAAGTCGTCCGGCAGCGTGGTTACTCGCAGCCCCAGCCAGTCTTGGCCGAGCGACGAGGGTTCAGAAGTGAAGGTGAGCAAGGTCGTGTCGTAGTCCAATTCCTGACCGGACAAAAGGCGATTCGAGAAAAGAGCCAAAACGAACGCCATCAGAACCGTTGTCAGCCGTTTCATAACCCGCCTCCTCAAGGGCACGTTTTGCAATTCCCCCGGCGAGGCCCTGTTTCGCCGGGGCGTCCGAATCTCCCAGTTCGCCGCGCGAGACGAGCGCGGCCGCCACCGCCGAGTTAGTCGCTGGCCACCATCCCATTGTTCACGAC includes the following:
- the gatB gene encoding Asp-tRNA(Asn)/Glu-tRNA(Gln) amidotransferase subunit GatB, whose protein sequence is MSELYTVIIGLEVHVQLLTRTKLFCGCSTRFGAPANTQTCPICIGMPGTLPVMSRQAFELSLKSAIALNCDIAPFTKWDRKNYYYPDLPKGFQISQYDLPFSDDGYLAISDPKGRFEPKHIGIIRVHLEEDAGKSIHDEVAGKADSRIDLNRTGTPLMEIVSQPDMRSALEAKAYLTELKLLLTYLGVSDCNMQEGSLRVDANVNLHIDLPDGHVAKTPIVEIKNMNSFRAVERALDFEVDRQYDVWRETRQELGTVPKQTRGWDDVANVTRAQRHKEETSDYRYFPEPDLAPVTVTDAEIDQIRSSLGELPADLRTRLEATYGISPYDSDVLVNQGRTLVEYFVELARLTNDGKTASNWMQQDVLRTLNERNIPIEQFPITAAALGELISRVQAGDLDTSRGREVFAEMLATGQSAAQVIAAKGIARVDESELIALCQEIVAANPKIVADIKSGKLQAAGNLVGQVKKRNPNVNPGRVREICLELASRT
- a CDS encoding type II toxin-antitoxin system PemK/MazF family toxin, whose amino-acid sequence is MKARRGDVVIVDYPYSDASGSRVRPALVVQGDLNNTRLTSTIVAMITKNIQFAATEPAHLLINIDSPDGKRSGLHVTSAVSFNNLFTVHEQLVLKTIGRLPPPLMLQVDECLKAALGIA
- a CDS encoding SAM-dependent chlorinase/fluorinase; its protein translation is MSRIITLTTDFGLGSPYVAAMKGVILSIHPAARVVDIAHTIGAQNVRQAAVLLAEATTWFPAGTIHVAVVDPGVGTERRIIYAQIGDQQYLAPDNGLLSRLALKTRPSRIITLENPEHWLPSVSNTFHGRDIMAPVAAQLSLGMEPDRLGPSIAELVELNSPAPRIGANEISGSILWVDGFGNLITDITAGMLAGIPDRSRATVEIAGRAIHGIDRTYGDRPVNTLMALVGSSGYLEISTAGGDARSQLNSDAGGPVTVRW
- a CDS encoding radical SAM protein encodes the protein MQLRDHRFLGVTQSLCPECLAVVPAKIIVKDTGRVYFRKRCPAHGVREDFVCSDITQYDRMEFSLPGKAPLFGVEPEKGCPLDCGLCTEHEQHTCIGLVEITAACNLTCPICYSASGPGQKHLSVDECRRAIDRLVEVEGRPEVLQLSGGEPTIHPEFLQILDYACAQPIDIVMINTNGIRLAHDAAFVEQIARYKHRLEIYLQFDGLSDATYQALRGEPLADIKRRAVETLGRHGLRTILVTTLQIDVNEPEIGGIVRFGLERPWITGISFQPATYSGRFVLPESLERRITFPDVIREVARQTDGLFREDDFLPLPCAHPNCHSLSYAYRSGGRIAPLSRFIDARNHLDLLANGITFTRVRARELIEQYLGSAGCCGGKCGPETASPIVQIGATNGGDRATTLRAADAAETESLAAEFFARAMAEQLSPADVFRITITSFLDAYNFDVRRLMKCCIHHVLPSGHVIPFCAYNVLYRDGHVPLPLLRAAATMHATSTR
- a CDS encoding prolipoprotein diacylglyceryl transferase family protein; translation: MPWTYPALMLVAIAVGAAISRRTQRALSLSAMERLGIGLGAFCGAFIGARLPFVLSNWNGLMSGAAWFGDGKTIVAGIVGGYFGVELAKWGLHIRVKTGDSFAVPVAAAVAIGRLACFSAGCCYGTPTTLPWGVVFSTADARPRHPTQLYESAFHIAAAAILTLLWRRGLLRGQLIKLYIISYLIYRFFSEFIRPEPEIWLGLTGYQWAAAAVAPVFIWLWICDARSSAGGLAADSNLGI
- a CDS encoding dual specificity protein phosphatase yields the protein MNQVRDHQLWIGHSGDGRDLQGILEREIRAVVQLAIEEPPLPLPREIIAYRFPLVDGEGNDPNLIHLAIDAVAAMIERSIPALVCCGGGMSRSPAIVAAAISLAERKDLHDCLKAVTESHPSDVSPGLWDEICGVLRAPD
- a CDS encoding PDZ domain-containing protein; translated protein: MKRLTTVLMAFVLALFSNRLLSGQELDYDTTLLTFTSEPSSLGQDWLGLRVTTLPDDLRQKLDLPKEQGLVVREVVPDSPGAKASIKPDDILLKAGDKPVKTYTDILEAVRDAKKSGLALEFLRDGKTYDVVIKPVNRPSGFELPEGLQLDGGAISKNPLAEQQLHRAQLQRIRAELQGVQQRIGAINRELAQLDQLSQANPDLEKMMRQAAAMRRAADELAAAGRTEDAERLRREMRELSERINAATEAGPGGPLGGAMVFPNPGMLAAPPNGLAQRTFTVMDLAAPIEPPAAVPLQFNRSLSLIQPQQPDPAVGELRKQVEQMRHELNELREFIAKKKE